In the Pocillopora verrucosa isolate sample1 chromosome 4, ASM3666991v2, whole genome shotgun sequence genome, TTAAAGCTCATCttcttaaaaagtttaaatatctCTTGTTACTAAGGAGACACCTAAAGAAAATATGGGATAGTAACTTTTTGAAAGTAGTTGGGTAAAATCATTTTCACAGAAGATTAATCTGCCTGGTTCTTGGCCCTTGATGAAACCACTGTAGATATCTTAGCCAATCTTTGTTGTCTATTAGTGGAAGACTTCTTGAGAAGGACTTTGGTATTGATTAGGGCCAGTAGATTATGGAAGATTTAATATTAAGCAAAGCCAAGTATGCAATAATATTAAGTCCTTAGTACTCAAGGTAAAACAATTAAAGATTGGTTgtgtttctttcatttacagTTACATTATAGAAAATGGGGTGTGTTTCTTGACACTAACTGAAAAGACTTTCTCAAAGAGGGCAGCTTTTAGTTTTCTTGAAGAACTATCTTCTGAGTTTCACAGGGAATTTGGTTCCAAAGTAGCCACAGCAACTAGACCCTACCTCTTCATTGAGTTTGGTAAGCTTCTTTATCCACAGTTTTTATCTTTGtgttcagaaatattttttccaagCCTTCATTGTGGTTGAAACCTTTTTTATGGTGTTGCCCACACCTCTCCCTCACTATAACAGTGATGTATTTACCTATTGCTCACCGAAAAACCAACCAAAAGCCAACAAAAATAGAGTGGTGAAGTACACATGCTTCTCTGATTTCCAGGTATATCATGTTAATATGAGGAAAGTCATGTTCACTGAACCTAATTATGTTGATGTCATTTCAGATACATTTATTCAAAAGGCAAGGAAAAACTATCAAGATTCAAGAACAAGGAGAAATCTAAACAGATTAAATGATGAACTCCAAGATGTACAGCGAATCATGGTTCAAAATATTGATGACGTTCTTCAAAGAGGGGAACAACTTTCAGGTGAATGATCACCTTTCACATTTGTAGGCATTAaatatgttaaccctttacaccctaatattagtatgcatattctccatactgttctccgtACATTTCCAAAAAGGCTGtgaagaagaatttgtgtaacaatcaagagttgctctagttggtgatcatctcctccaCTCTCAGGacttttatgtttgattcaggggtgatatggtaaggagaaattagatgtcagtcactcttaggggctaaagggttaaataatttCATGATTTAGCAAAAATTACCTTCTTTTTAGTACGTTGTCATTAAAATTATGTAGCACTGTACATATTAACCTGTGTTGCAGGAAGCATTCAGCAGTTGTTGGAGATCCATCATTACACTTTAGACAGTGACTGGCATTCagtttctccttaaaatatcacccctgaatcaaacattaaggtcacaggGATAGAGGAAGCTATCACcatctaaagaagctcttgattgataagtATATTCTCTTggtcagcaacttaggaaatgtaaagagaacagtatggagaatatgcatactaatgttaaggtgaaaagggttaaccctttcactcccaagatctcatcagtaattctccttactttctgccatacTAATTTTTgcgatgttagtttggagaagttggtattggatcaacaaataatcccctaattgatatttttctttattctcattccatgtctgcttgatattacattgatactgtggggagaaattctctctttgtCACCcatgggaatgaaagggttaagcagaTCCCATATTTCATGGACATCCTGCTTCAAGTGGAGACTAGCTCAAGTCCCAAACTTTTTCCCTCTATCTGTTGTAAAGTGGATTTGTATTCAGGTTCAGAAAACTTCACAGACAGCTTAAATACAAATACAAGTTTCATTTCTCCAAGACATTTTgatacttttgaaatttttactgtGGTAGGAGTAGTTATCCTTTAGGTTAGTAATTATTCACTGTTTCATTTTGAGTTTGACGGGTAACTACTGAGGTGCAATgtaataaaccctttaactcccatgagtgaccaagacaataCAATAGaccttacaatataaatacaatatcaacaagagaagtgatgagaataaagaaaaatatcaatttgaggataattagtagatccaatgctaaattctctgaattaacatgattatgagaattgtatggttgacagttaggagaattacaaatttgatctggaagttaaagggttaaacctgtATTGAGCTGACTATAATGAGAGTTGCACAACTGTTGTCTTTCTACAGTTTCACTTGTGTTGAAATTTCTCCTCTCTAATTTGGTGAATTTCAGTTTTGGTTTACTTTGTCATTGATTGGCACCATATTCAAATGAAGTgtccttttctcttttcagtgcTGGATGACAAGGCAGGAAATTTAAGGTTCCAGTCAGAAAAATACAAGAAAGATGCAACATACTTAAATCTTCGCTCTGCTTATGCCAAATATGCTGCTGTAGGAACAATTTTTGTTGTTCTGTTAATCTATGTTCGATTCTGGTGGTTTTGAGGAATCATAGACTTATTTCATGACAAATAGAATGTAAAAATAACTAATATAAAGTTCTATACTATAATTATTACCTGTGGAATTGTACCTGCTAACTGTTTCTATGAAATAGTAGTTAGCTTGGGTTAACAtacaaaatttaacaaattgtTCTACCCCGTGAATTGtgactcttttgtttttcatttaactattTAAAACAAGCACTGGTAAATCATTTAGATTAGGAACAATTTTTGTTGTTCTGTTAATCTATGTTCGATTCTGGTGGTTTTGAGGAATCATAGACTTATTTCATGACAAATAGAATGTAAAAATAACTAATATAAAGTTCTATACTATAATTATTACCTGTGGAATTGTACCTGCTAACTGTTTCTATGAAATAGTAGTTAGCTTGGGTTAACAtacaaaatttaacaaattgtTCTACCCCGTGAATTGtgactcttttgtttttcatttaactattTAAAACAAGCACTGGTAAATCATTTAGATTTTACTAATGATGATGTGATGCCCAGTTAATCTCAGtgttatactgttctctttCATTGTAATACCAAACTCTCTACATGGTAACCTTTTGTCCCTTCTAATGCAGATATCTTAGTGATTCTCCTTTCTGGCAATGTTACATTCTTCTTgcaaagtagttaaaaaaaaatattgtgtgATTA is a window encoding:
- the LOC131785633 gene encoding vesicle-trafficking protein SEC22b, which codes for MVLMTMIGRVIDGLPLAASMQSDQDNTTKDYQAQAKLLFRKLTDHSPARSSIETGPMMFHYIIENGVCFLTLTEKTFSKRAAFSFLEELSSEFHREFGSKVATATRPYLFIEFDTFIQKARKNYQDSRTRRNLNRLNDELQDVQRIMVQNIDDVLQRGEQLSVLDDKAGNLRFQSEKYKKDATYLNLRSAYAKYAAVGTIFVVLLIYVRFWWF